One Cheilinus undulatus linkage group 22, ASM1832078v1, whole genome shotgun sequence DNA window includes the following coding sequences:
- the LOC121504381 gene encoding motile sperm domain-containing protein 3-like: SLSLSFSLSVYCTASSLYRVVESEGSVRAKSCVDLVVRHLDVSPRHWGRRDRFRLEVKGGGQVGTREIWAELRGGGEEEGGGGGEERRRGGSQQRTLPPQIPLSPLLVPTNAQLQLPTCTAVRSASQWVVCVTVAVLCVAVLMLPLQTESSPVVPRCLHVSTNQKLVCAYTLGLLTMVFLR, encoded by the exons tctctctctctctcgttctcTCTCTCAGTGTATTGCACAGCGTCGTCTCTGTACCGGGTGGTGGAGTCAGAGGGCAGCGTCAGAGCTAAATCCTGTGTTGACCT GGTGGTGCGCCACCTGGATGTGTCCCCCCGTCACTGGGGCCGCAGGGACCGCTTCCGTCTGGAGGTGAAGGGAGGAGGCCAGGTGGGAACACGGGAGATCTGGGCGGAGcttagaggaggaggagaggaggagggaggaggaggaggggaggaaagaaggagaggaggCAGCCAACAGAGGACGCTGCCCCCTCAgattcctctctctcctctgctggtGCCAACAAACGCACAGCTACAGCTGCCTACCTGCACAG CAGTGCGTAGTGCTTCTCAGTGGGTGGTCTGTGTGACGGTGGCAGTCCTGTGTGTCGCTGTGTTGATGCTCCCCCTGCAGACTGAGAGCAGTCCTGTGGTTCCACGCTGCCTCCATGTGTCCACCAATCAGAAGCTGGTCTGTGCCTACACACTAG gcCTCCTGACCATGGTGTTTCTACGGTAA